From the Actinomadura luzonensis genome, the window CCTCAGCGCGGACGAGAGCGACCCGGGAGCGGTGGCGCTGGCCGAGGCCGCCGGGTTCGTCCCGGTACGCACCTTCGCCCGGATGACCCGCCCGCTCGCCGGCGACCTGCCTCCGGTCCGGCCGCCGGCGGGCGTGTCGCTCGTCCCCTGGTCGCCCGAGGTGGACGACGGCGCCCGCGAGGTGCGCAACCAGTCCTTCCGCGACCATTGGGGCAGCGTGCCGCACACCCCGCAGAGCTGGCGGTCGGCCATCACCGGCTCGCCCAGCTTCCTGCCGGACGCGTCCTTCGTGGCGCTGGCCGGCGAGCAGGCCGTCGGCGCGCTCCTCACCCACCGGCGGGACACCCCGGACGGCGAGCGCGTCGCCTGGATCCAGATCGTCGGCACGCTGAAGGAGTGGCGCGGCAAGGGCGTGGCCGGGTCGCTGCTCGCGCACGCGCTCGCCGCCTTCGCCGCCCAGGGCTACGACTCGGCCGGGCTCGGCGTGGACGCCGACAACCCGACCGGCGCGGTCGCGGTCTATCAGCGGGCCGGCTTCTCGATCGCGCGGCGCAGCACGGCGTACGCCTACAAGGTCGCGTGACAGCGGGCCGCGGGGAACCGGGCGACGAACCCGCCGCCCGCGTAGACCAGCGTGCCCTCGTGCAGGGTCGCGATGTCCCGCGCGATGGGCAGGCCGAGGCCCGCGCCGCCCGCGTCCCTGGCCCGCGCCTCGTCCAGCCGGGTGAAGCGGTCGAAGACCGCCTCCCGCTGCTCGAACGGGATGCCCGGCCCGTCGTCCAGCACCTCCAGGACGGCCTCCTCGCCGTCGGCGCGCACCCGCACCCGCACGGTCGAGGCGGCGTGCCGGACCGCGTTGTCGACCAGGTTCGTGACCAGCCGGTCGAGGTGGGCGCGTGAGCCCTTCAGCACCACGTCGGGCTCGACGTCCAGCTCCACCCGCACGTCGGGCCGCCGCCCGGCGCGCAGCGCCTCCTCGGCCGCCACCTGGCCGAGGTCCAGTTCGGCGGTGCGCAGCGGCTCGCCCGCGTCCAGCTTGGCCAGCATGAGCAGGTCGGCGGCCAGCGACTGCAGGCGCTCGACGTCGGCCAGCGCCTCCCGCGTCAGCTCGCTGGGCTCGGCCAGCTCCAGGCGGGCCCGCAGGGTCGCGATGGGGCTGCGCAGCTCGTGCGCCGCGTCCGCGACGAACCGCTTGTGCCGCTCCACGGCCGTCTCCAGGCGGTCGAGGGTGCCGTTGACGGTGGTGGCGAGGGCCGCGATCTCGTCCCGCGAGCGGGGGACGGGCACCCGCTGGTGCAGGTCGCGGGCGGTGATGTGGGCGACCTTGGCGCGGATGGCGGCGACCGGGGCGAGCGCGCGGTTCACCGCGAGCCACGTCATCACCGCCACCACCAGCAGCACGGCGGGCACGCCGGGCAGCAACGTGCCGTAGAGCGTGCGGAGGGCCTGTCCGACGCCCTCCAGCGAGACGCGGGACCACACCATGCCGGGGCCCGAGGCGGTGCTCACCTTCGCTCCGGCGACGGCGTACCGGCCGGCCGCGGCCCACGGGCCCGGGTCGTCCCTGGCGGCGGTCAGCACGACGTCGGGGTCCACGGCGGTGACCGTCCGGCCGTCCTGGAGGCGTACGACGCCTTCCTTGCCCGGCCGCCCCGGCGGCCGGTCCCCGGCGCCGGGCAGCGGCTCGGCGGCTTTCTTGAGCGCCTCCGCCGGCTCGGCCGGCCCTTCGCGCTGCTCGGCCGGCCCTTCGAGCTGGTCGGCGGGGGCCACGCTCAGCGTCGCCGCGTACGGGACCGCCGCCACCGCCTTGCGCGCGGCCTCGGCGCCCGCGCTGCTCTCCAGGCTGCCCCGCAGCACCAGGACCAGCACCAGGGCGACGATCCCGAGGGCGAGCGCCACGACCAGCGTCGCCGCCGCGGTCGCCCGCACCCGCACCGACGCCACCCCGGCCCCCATCCGCCGCACCCCGGCCCCCACGTGCCGCACCCCGGTCCCCGTGCGCCGCACCCCGGACAGCAGTCGCCGCGGCGGACCGCCCATCACTCCGCTCCAGCTCCTCACGCCGCCTCCAGCCGGTACCCCGCGCCGCGGACCGTCATGAGCGTCGTCCGCCCGAACGGCACGTCGATCTTCCGCCGCAGCGCGCTGATGTAGACCTCCACGATGTTGGGGTCGCCGTCGTAGGAGAAGTCCCACGCCTGCGCCAGCAGCTCGCTCTTGGACACCACCTCGCCCGCCCGCCGGGCCAGCGCGTGCAGCACCGCGAACTCCTTGGGCGTGAGCGCGACGTCCACCTCGCCGCGGCGGCAGCGCAGCCCGGCCGGGTCGATCACCAGGTCCCCCACGCTGATCGACACCGGCCGCTCCCGCCCGCCGCGCCGCACCAAGGCCCGCAGGCGGGCCAGCAGCACGACGTACGAGAAGGGCTTGGACAGGTAGTCGTCGGCGCCGTTGTCGAGCGCCTCGGCCTCGTCGTAGATGCCGTCCTTGGCGGTCAGCATCATGATCGGCGTCCAGTCGCCCGCCTCGCGCAGCCGCGAGCAGACCGCGTACCCGCTCATCCTGGGCAGCATCACGTCCAGGACGATCACGTCGTAGTCGTTCTCGGTGGCCATCCACAGGCCGTCGCGGCCGTCGTGGGCCACGTCCACGGCGAAGCCCTCGCCCGCCAGGCCGCCCTTGATGAGGCCGGCCAGCCGCTCCTCGTCCTCCACCAGCAGCACGCGCACGGCCACCAGCCTGCCTCAGGCCACCTAAAGCCAACCTGAAGATCGTTCAGGTGCTCTTCAGGCTCCTTTCAGCTTGGCCGCGCCACTGTCGGGACGTCCCGATCAAGCTCAGCGAAGAGGAGCGACCATGTTCAAGCGGCCCCTGGCCCAGTGGAGTCCGGCCAAGCGGCGTCTGGCGGTGCTCGGCGCGGTGTGCGCGCTCGCCGTCGCCGGCCTGTCCGGCTCGGCCCTCGCCGACCAGCCCGCGTCCCCCGCGCCCGGCGGCAAGGTCACCTGCACCACCGTCGACGGGGGGACGATCGAGCTGACCGCGCCGAAGCCCGGCGAGCGGGTGAAGGCGCGCGTCCACCTGGCGGACGAGCTCCCCGAGGGCGCCGAGCCGCCCGCCGGGGTCGAGCCCGGCGAGCGCATCGAAGCGCACACCACCGAAGCCGCGGAAGCGGACGCCCCCGACGCGGTGCACGCGGTTCCCGCCCTGCCCGCGGTCCCCGACGACGGGAGCGCGCCGCCCAAGGTGGCGCTGAAGGCCCCCGCCGGCAAGCCGGGCAAGGCCGTCGGCATCATCTGCAAGAAGCCCGAGTAGCCGGGAGGAGCCCTCACCCCTCCTCGAACGACGGGTGCGGGCCGAGCGCCCAGTACTCGAACAGGCCGTGCCCCACGTGCCCGTCGTACTCGAACCGGCCGACCGCGTCCACCAGGCCCCACATGCGGCCCGCGTCCTGCGGCAGCCGGTACGTCACCCCCTGCACCACCGGCTCCGGGCCCTGGTACATGCCGTGCCGCCAGTCCGGCTCCAGCCCGTAGCCGGTGCCCGCCATCAGGTGGACCGGCAGGACCGGGGTGCAGTGGACGTCGAAGGGCTTGCCCGTGGGCGGGGTGAAGGTGATCGTGGCCTCCACGACGTCCCGGGTGCCGGGGGCGTAGACGGGCCGGTAGTCGGGGCGGCCCAGGTACTCCTCGCGCCCGTCGGCCCACACCCGGACCGCCTCCTCCAGCAGGCGGCGGCCCCGCTCGTCCTCCTGGACGATGCACAGGACGGCGTGGTCGGCGAAGCTCATGGGGGCGTAGAGCCAGTAGAAGGTGCCGGCGTTCCTGGACTGGATGCCCGGCGGCTCGGCCTCGCCGACCGGGCGGATGCCCCAGGAGCGGTCCCTGGTGCCGAGCCAGCGGTCCGGGGTGACGGGGATCTCCTCCTCGCCGATCCTGACGTGCCCGGACCAGCGGCCGGTCTGGGCGAGGCGGACGGAGTCGAACATCACCCGCTCCTGCCACCGCAGGAAGTGCCGGGGCTCCAGGGTGGCCGGGATCGTGCCCTCCCAGCTCAGGTCGAACGACAGGCCGTGCTCGTTCGGCTCCAGGACCACGCGCAGCCGTTTGAGCCCTTCGAGGACCTCGACCCGGAACGGGCCGACGGCGGTGTCCATCCGGTCGGTCCCGAGCTCACGGGAGGCCCGCACGACCCGGTGCAGGCCGCCCCGGCGGGCCAGGGCGAAGGCGTCGGTGACGCCCAGGTTGGGGTACTGGCCGAGGCCGACGATCAGCATGAGCTCGTCGGTGCCGGCGTGGCAGTTGAAGTAGTAGCGGTCGTAGAAGTTGCGGTCGGACGTGGTCACGTGCCGCATGACCTGGGCCGCCTGGTGGACCGGGTAGTCGTCGAGGGGTGACAGCGCCATGCCCGGGTTGTAGCAAGCGCTTGGTATGCCGGTCAATGCGCCGGGACGGGAAAGCGCCCCCGTGCCGCAGCACGAGGGCGCTTCGCCGTACCGAATCAGGACATCTTGCGAGATGCCTCGTCGGCCTTGTCGGATGCCTGGGTCGCCATCCGGTCGGTGGACTCGGCGGT encodes:
- a CDS encoding GNAT family N-acetyltransferase, with translation MEWGPLTREDARPLAELLHAMEAADRTGVVHGVDEVAGHLDSPLLDLAAGTLAARDGDRIVAFGHLPVMQSAAETHTMRFWGGVHPAHRRRGLGRRVVDWSLGAAPGLSARAFPGVPAEVHLSADESDPGAVALAEAAGFVPVRTFARMTRPLAGDLPPVRPPAGVSLVPWSPEVDDGAREVRNQSFRDHWGSVPHTPQSWRSAITGSPSFLPDASFVALAGEQAVGALLTHRRDTPDGERVAWIQIVGTLKEWRGKGVAGSLLAHALAAFAAQGYDSAGLGVDADNPTGAVAVYQRAGFSIARRSTAYAYKVA
- a CDS encoding sensor histidine kinase, producing the protein MGGPPRRLLSGVRRTGTGVRHVGAGVRRMGAGVASVRVRATAAATLVVALALGIVALVLVLVLRGSLESSAGAEAARKAVAAVPYAATLSVAPADQLEGPAEQREGPAEPAEALKKAAEPLPGAGDRPPGRPGKEGVVRLQDGRTVTAVDPDVVLTAARDDPGPWAAAGRYAVAGAKVSTASGPGMVWSRVSLEGVGQALRTLYGTLLPGVPAVLLVVAVMTWLAVNRALAPVAAIRAKVAHITARDLHQRVPVPRSRDEIAALATTVNGTLDRLETAVERHKRFVADAAHELRSPIATLRARLELAEPSELTREALADVERLQSLAADLLMLAKLDAGEPLRTAELDLGQVAAEEALRAGRRPDVRVELDVEPDVVLKGSRAHLDRLVTNLVDNAVRHAASTVRVRVRADGEEAVLEVLDDGPGIPFEQREAVFDRFTRLDEARARDAGGAGLGLPIARDIATLHEGTLVYAGGGFVARFPAARCHATL
- a CDS encoding response regulator transcription factor; the encoded protein is MRVLLVEDEERLAGLIKGGLAGEGFAVDVAHDGRDGLWMATENDYDVIVLDVMLPRMSGYAVCSRLREAGDWTPIMMLTAKDGIYDEAEALDNGADDYLSKPFSYVVLLARLRALVRRGGRERPVSISVGDLVIDPAGLRCRRGEVDVALTPKEFAVLHALARRAGEVVSKSELLAQAWDFSYDGDPNIVEVYISALRRKIDVPFGRTTLMTVRGAGYRLEAA